One region of Purpureocillium takamizusanense chromosome 4, complete sequence genomic DNA includes:
- a CDS encoding uncharacterized protein (EggNog:ENOG503PE42~COG:S): MWLTADDPSWESWLTDPAGELATPMLPYAASFGSLVADNVSGVAHSSSTHVDKYQSLARHRLQRSASGASASLPSQSSISPRSSVSSAPGHRAGGRPSSYRSDYACGFCAEVGITKTCTRRNDLRRHIDQFHNTNSQWLCQHRGCRMAFDWQTAYQIHLRSEHGGSQMRMEEAKVVLCPQTVFACGYEGCLQVFEATDDNSAAATWKVYTAHLIRHCEEGRGMGLWSYSQRMRNLLRQSRLEAPWSRTWPEDDPGRLRWDPASTRTLRKLLETRHLDNIPKLINCILLLGSAQQGTEQPDVDLDLHLPVRKVCPAAAVRHEMRTSSSPAQTAPEEDASCPMDPNVGPHHDTNGSELPLSSVPFHTPAFSGYSAHESVATPMTPPPAIFGLAGSAVYQTSNQHVHQQYTSFRPTGRSVRSTTMGAVAPMQPVTGGTMLGEDFAMNDSAAVPRGQDYSWTQAYRAGGLQSPTLTDVCNEMGSPLVPVEQGLMGSYCSPRTM, from the coding sequence ATGTGGCTCACGGCCGATGATCCAAGCTGGGAATCGTGGTTAACGGATCCCGCAGGCGAGCtggcgacgcccatgttGCCGTATGCCGCCTCTTTCGGCTCCCTCGTGGCCGACAATGTCTCGGGTGTGGCGCACTCGTCGTCAACACACGTGGACAAGTATCAGAGCCTTGCTCGCCATAGATTGCAGAGGTCCGCTTCTGGCGCATCCGCTTCACTTCCATCCCAATCCTCAATTTCACCTAGGAGCTCGGTGTCGTCCGCTCCAGGGCACAGAGCAGGTGGCCGCCCGTCTTCCTACAGGTCCGATTATGCCTGTGGCTTCTGCGCCGAGGTTGGCATCACCAAGACTTGCACGCGGAGAAATGACCTTCGGCGCCACATTGACCAATTCCACAACACAAATTCGCAGTGGCTATGTCAACATCGCGGCTGCCGGATGGCTTTTGACTGGCAGACTGCGTACCAAATCCACCTCCGCAGCGAGCACGGGGGCTCCCAGAtgaggatggaggaggccaaggtcgTCTTGTGTCCACAAACCGTCTTTGCCTGCGGCTACGAAGGTTGCCTCCAAGTCTTTGAGGCAACAGATGACaacagcgccgcggcgacttGGAAAGTGTACACGGCCCATCTCATTCGGCACTGTGAGGAGGGGCGCGGCATGGGCCTCTGGTCGTACTCTCAACGCATGCGCAACTTGCTCAGGCAGTCGCGCCTTGAAGCGCCGTGGTCGAGAACATGGCCGGAAGACGACCCCGGCCGCCTTCGCTGGGACCCAGCGTCGACGCGCACCCTGCGCAAGCTTCTCGAGACCAGGCACCTGGACAACATCCCGAAGCTCATCAACTGCATTCTACTGCTCGGGTCGGCTCAACAAGGCACCGAGCAACCGGATGTCGACCTGGACCTCCATCTCCCCGTGAGAAAGGTTTgtcccgccgcagccgtccGGCATGAGATGCGCACAagttcctcgccggcacAAACAGCACCGGAAGAGGATGCGAGCTGCCCCATGGACCCCAACGTGGGCCCGCACCATGATACGAACGGTTCTGAGCTGCCGCTATCGAGCGTGCCCTTCCACACACCCGCCTTCTCGGGCTATAGCGCGCACGAGTCGGTTGCGACGCCCATGACACCTCCCCCGGCCATTTTCGGTCTTGCCGGGTCGGCGGTATACCAGACGTCCAACCAACATGTTCATCAACAATACACGTCATTCAGGCCCACGGGCCGGTCGGTCAGGTCAACAACAATGGGCGCCGTTGCGCCGATGCAGCCGGTTACGGGTGGGACGATGCTCGGGGAAGACTTTGCCATGAACGACAGTGCAGCCGTGCCTCGGGGGCAGGACTACAGCTGGACACAAGCGTACCGGGCCGGTGGCCTCCAGAGCCCGACATTGACGGATGTGTGCAACGAAATGGGCAGCCCGCTGGTACCTGTGGAACAAGGCTTGATGGGGAGCTATTGCTCACCACGGACTATGTGA
- a CDS encoding uncharacterized protein (EggNog:ENOG503PE42~COG:S): MSSASSPTSAMTPDSETSNYMPVSPCFDSQEHRAMVRHLLSKYSRHEIDQLLEEVAGEAQCELATPMLPYAASFGSLVADNVSGVAHSSSTHVDKYQSLARHRLQRSASGASASLPSQSSISPRSSVSSAPGHRAGGRPSSYRSDYACGFCAEVGITKTCTRRNDLRRHIDQFHNTNSQWLCQHRGCRMAFDWQTAYQIHLRSEHGGSQMRMEEAKVVLCPQTVFACGYEGCLQVFEATDDNSAAATWKVYTAHLIRHCEEGRGMGLWSYSQRMRNLLRQSRLEAPWSRTWPEDDPGRLRWDPASTRTLRKLLETRHLDNIPKLINCILLLGSAQQGTEQPDVDLDLHLPVRKVCPAAAVRHEMRTSSSPAQTAPEEDASCPMDPNVGPHHDTNGSELPLSSVPFHTPAFSGYSAHESVATPMTPPPAIFGLAGSAVYQTSNQHVHQQYTSFRPTGRSVRSTTMGAVAPMQPVTGGTMLGEDFAMNDSAAVPRGQDYSWTQAYRAGGLQSPTLTDVCNEMGSPLVPVEQGLMGSYCSPRTM; encoded by the exons atgTCTTCCGCATCGAGCCCAACCTCCGCCATGACGCCCGACTCAGAAACAAGCAACTACATGCCTGTCTCGCCATGTTTTGACAGTCAAGAGCATCGAGCAATGGTTCGCCACCTGTTATCCAAATACAGCAGGCATGAGATTGATCAGCTACTCGAGGAGGTAGCTGGCGAAGCACAAT GCGAGCtggcgacgcccatgttGCCGTATGCCGCCTCTTTCGGCTCCCTCGTGGCCGACAATGTCTCGGGTGTGGCGCACTCGTCGTCAACACACGTGGACAAGTATCAGAGCCTTGCTCGCCATAGATTGCAGAGGTCCGCTTCTGGCGCATCCGCTTCACTTCCATCCCAATCCTCAATTTCACCTAGGAGCTCGGTGTCGTCCGCTCCAGGGCACAGAGCAGGTGGCCGCCCGTCTTCCTACAGGTCCGATTATGCCTGTGGCTTCTGCGCCGAGGTTGGCATCACCAAGACTTGCACGCGGAGAAATGACCTTCGGCGCCACATTGACCAATTCCACAACACAAATTCGCAGTGGCTATGTCAACATCGCGGCTGCCGGATGGCTTTTGACTGGCAGACTGCGTACCAAATCCACCTCCGCAGCGAGCACGGGGGCTCCCAGAtgaggatggaggaggccaaggtcgTCTTGTGTCCACAAACCGTCTTTGCCTGCGGCTACGAAGGTTGCCTCCAAGTCTTTGAGGCAACAGATGACaacagcgccgcggcgacttGGAAAGTGTACACGGCCCATCTCATTCGGCACTGTGAGGAGGGGCGCGGCATGGGCCTCTGGTCGTACTCTCAACGCATGCGCAACTTGCTCAGGCAGTCGCGCCTTGAAGCGCCGTGGTCGAGAACATGGCCGGAAGACGACCCCGGCCGCCTTCGCTGGGACCCAGCGTCGACGCGCACCCTGCGCAAGCTTCTCGAGACCAGGCACCTGGACAACATCCCGAAGCTCATCAACTGCATTCTACTGCTCGGGTCGGCTCAACAAGGCACCGAGCAACCGGATGTCGACCTGGACCTCCATCTCCCCGTGAGAAAGGTTTgtcccgccgcagccgtccGGCATGAGATGCGCACAagttcctcgccggcacAAACAGCACCGGAAGAGGATGCGAGCTGCCCCATGGACCCCAACGTGGGCCCGCACCATGATACGAACGGTTCTGAGCTGCCGCTATCGAGCGTGCCCTTCCACACACCCGCCTTCTCGGGCTATAGCGCGCACGAGTCGGTTGCGACGCCCATGACACCTCCCCCGGCCATTTTCGGTCTTGCCGGGTCGGCGGTATACCAGACGTCCAACCAACATGTTCATCAACAATACACGTCATTCAGGCCCACGGGCCGGTCGGTCAGGTCAACAACAATGGGCGCCGTTGCGCCGATGCAGCCGGTTACGGGTGGGACGATGCTCGGGGAAGACTTTGCCATGAACGACAGTGCAGCCGTGCCTCGGGGGCAGGACTACAGCTGGACACAAGCGTACCGGGCCGGTGGCCTCCAGAGCCCGACATTGACGGATGTGTGCAACGAAATGGGCAGCCCGCTGGTACCTGTGGAACAAGGCTTGATGGGGAGCTATTGCTCACCACGGACTATGTGA